A window from Drosophila yakuba strain Tai18E2 chromosome 3L, Prin_Dyak_Tai18E2_2.1, whole genome shotgun sequence encodes these proteins:
- the LOC6534416 gene encoding uncharacterized protein LOC6534416: protein MQQMLVLVSLGLLASVAAKPAVDAALFPSAAPFGLYPGSAAPFAAAYAAAPFAGAPLVNSLSAPLGASPLAVSSSQRLDYFNQFNAAFAPPASARILATAPFPAPGARLVQPTRFLAPAVSAPFFI, encoded by the exons ATGCAGCAAATG TTGGTTCTTGTATCCCTGGGATTGCTGGCCAGCGTGGCAGCCAAGCCAGCTGTGGATGCCGCATTGTTTCCTTCGGCAGCTCCTTTTGGCCTTTATCCAGGATCAGCTGCTCCTTTTGCAGCTGCCTATGCTGCTGCTCCCTTTGCTGGCGCTCCTTTGGTTAATTCTTTGAGTGCTCCATTGGGCGCATCTCCTCTGGCCGTATCCAGCAGCCAGCGCTTGGACTACTTCAACCAGTTTAATGCCGCCTTTGCTCCGCCTGCTTCTGCCCGCATCCTGGCTACTGCTCCATTCCCTGCGCCCGGCGCCCGACTCGTCCAGCCAACTCGTTTCCTTGCCCCTGCGGTGTCGGCACCATTTTTCATTTAG
- the LOC6534412 gene encoding probable ATP-dependent RNA helicase Dbp73D, whose amino-acid sequence MELFTVNRYTEDLKEQKDGVQGTNNEDEILQKLLKKAAKRKRKHENIEVVQTPILEKETSDVKEAEAKDEPVEQLEKSVAVAEEPDVPSTEFQVLGGDGSAAKKKKVEMQLPNWLAHPTIIEGGSLQPEEEVPASEAIDQLDYLEKYTCQALKQMKIKRLFPVQKQVIPWILEAQAKPPPFRPRDICVSAPTGSGKTLAFAIPIVQLLSQRVECKVRALIVLPVAELALQVYRVVSALCSKTELEVCLLSKQHKLEDEQEKLVEQYKGKYYSKADIVVTTPGRLVEHLHATKGFCLKSLTFLVIDEADRIMDAVFQNWLYHLDSHVKETTDQLLAGTQAPLCYAELQSSFGKQPHKLLFSATLSQDPEKLQNLRLFQPRLFTTVLTMPVLKDVTEGDADTEANTDPGQFVGRYTTPAELTEQYCVTELRLKPLTVYALVEKYQWKRFLCFTNSSDQASRLTFVLSLLFQNGTKVAELSGNLSAKIRKTTLRNFSAGKINGLVCSDALARGIDVADVDVVLSYEIPRHITTYIHRVGRTARAGRKGTAVTLLTDKDMTLFKKILSDADKRLGEEIHVSPDIEIQHAVQYKEALFRLRKRTETTKNEKAIEKNRVATKAMVHKKQEETATVRPLTLMEKLQIKANQILDSKTQIPKKRAKKAKQQPKETKKQIIAKQRKAIEN is encoded by the exons ATGGAATTATTTACCGTAAATAG ATACACCGAGGATTTAAAGGAACAAAAAGATGGGGTCCAAGGCACAAACAACGAGGATGAAATACTACaaaaattgcttaaaaaaGCTGCAAAACGCAAGAGGAAACATGAAAACATTGAAGTTGTACAAACACCTATTTTGGAAAAAGAAACCTCAGATGTTAAGGAAGCGGAAGCCAAGGACGAGCCAGTGGAACAACTGGAAAAGAGCGTAGCAGTTGCTGAAGAGCCAGACGTGCCCTCCACTGAGTTTCAAGTTCTTGGCGGCGATGGTTCGGCGGCCAAGAAGAAAAAGGTTGAGATGCAGCTGCCCAATTGGCTGGCACATCCCACCATCATCGAAGGCGGAAGCCTGCAGCCGGAGGAGGAAGTGCCCGCCTCTGAGGCAATTGACCAGCTCGATTACCTGGAGAAGTACACATGTCAGGCTCTTAAGCAGATGAAGATAAAGCGGCTTTTCCCAGTCCAAAAGCAGGTCATCCCTTGGATCCTGGAGGCACAGGCCAAGCCACCTCCCTTTCGTCCGCGAGATATTTGTGTGTCTGCTCCCACGGGCAGCGGAAAAACCCTGGCCTTTGCCATACCAATTGTCCAGTTGTTATCGCAGCGGGTGGAGTGTAAAGTGAGGGCTTTAATCGTCCTTCCTGTAGCAGAGCTGGCGCTGCAGGTTTACCGGGTCGTCAGTGCGCTGTGCAGCAAAACGGAGCTGGAGGTTTGCCTTCTATCCAAGCAACACAAACTTGAGGATGAGCAGGAGAAGCTGGTAGAGCAGTACAAAGGCAAATACTACTCCAAGGCAGACATTGTGGTGACCACACCAG GCCGCTTGGTTGAACATTTGCACGCCACTAAAGGGTTCTGTCTGAAGAGTCTTACATTTCTGGTCATTGACGAGGCCGATCGGATAATGGATGCAGTTTTTCAAAACTGGCTTTACCATCTGGACAGTCACGTAAAGGAGACCACCGATCAGCTGCTGGCCGGCACTCAAGCCCCTCTATGCTATGCAGAACTGCAATCCAGCTTTGGCAAGCAACCACATAAGCTTCTGTTCTCGGCGACGTTGTCTCAAGATCCAGAGAAGCTACAGAATCTACGACTCTTTCAGCCTCGCCTCTTCACCACCGTGCTTACCATGCCCGTGTTGAAGGATGTAACGGAAGGAGATGCAGATACCGAAGCGAACACAGATCCAGGACAATTTGTGGGCAGATACACAACGCCGGCGGAGCTAACCGAGCAGTACTGTGTGACGGAGCTGCGACTGAAGCCCCTGACTGTTTATGCCTTGGTGGAAAAGTACCAATGGAAGCGTTTCCTGTGCTTCACTAACAGTTCGGATCAGGCCTCTAGACTCACATTTGTGCTAAGTCTTCTATTTCAAAATGGCACTAAAGTGGCTGAATTGTCAGGAAATCTCTCGGCTAAGATTCGAAAGACGACACTTAGAAACTTTTCTGCTGGCAAAATTAACGGACTGGTCTGCTCAGATGCACTTGCGCGTGGTATCGATGTGGCAGATGTAGATGTTGTACTCTCATATGAGATACCCCGCCATATCACGACATACATTCATCGAGTTGGCCGAACGGCTCGAGCGGGAAGAAAGGGTACTGCTGTCACTTTGCTCACCGATAAGGACATGACTCTATTCAAGAAAATACTTAGCGATGCGGACAAGAGATTGGGTGAAGAAATTCACGTTTCTCCAGATattgagattcagcatgcgGTTCAATACAAAGAGGCTTTATTCCGCCTTCGCAAGAGAACGGAGACGACCAAGAACGAGAAGGCGATCGAGAAGAATCGAGTGGCCACCAAGGCAATGGTCCACAAAAAACAGGAGGAAACGGCTACTGTTCGTCCACTGACGTTGATGGAAAAGCTTCAAATAAAAGCCAACCAAATCTTGGACTCCAAAACACAAATTCCCAAAAAAAGGgcaaagaaagcaaaacaGCAGCCAAAGGAAACCAAGAAGCAAATCATTGCCAAGCAGCGAAAGGCCATCGAGAACTAA
- the LOC6534414 gene encoding peptidoglycan-recognition protein SB2, translating into MKLQLALVLCGLTLALGQIVPRRSWCPVPLSPRLPRLMVPVRLIIIHHTVTAPCFNAHQCQLALRQIRADHMRRKFRDIGYNFLIGGDGRIYEGLGFGIRGEHAPNYNSQSIGIAFIGNFQTGLPPSQMLQAARTLIQIAVQRRQVSPNYSLVGHCQTKATACPGRHLLNELKKWPRWQPKP; encoded by the exons ATGAAGTTGCAGTTGGCCCTCGTTTTGTGTGGattgactctcgccttgggCCAGATTGTGCCCCGCAGGTCCTGGTGCCCTGTGCCACTCTCGCCGAGATTGCCAAGGCTCATGGTTCCGGTTCGCCTGATAATCATCCATCACACTGTCACGGCTCCTTGCTTCAATGCGCATCAGTGCCAGTTGGCACTCCGGCAAATTCGAGCCGATCATATGCGCAGGAAATTCAGGGATATTGGCTACAACTTCCTGATCGGCGGCGATGGTCGGATCTACGAGGGCTTGGGTTTCGGCATCCGCGGGGAGCATGCTCCCAACTACAATAGTCAATCCATTGGCATTGCTTTCATCGGCAACTTCCAGA CTGGACTACCTCCTTCGCAGATGCTGCAGGCTGCCCGGACACTCATTCAAATCGCCGTGCAGCGCCGCCAGGTTTCGCCCAACTATTCCCTTGTGGGTCATTGCCAAACGAAGGCCACAGCTTGTCCGGGAAGACATCTTCTGAACGAGCTCAAAAAGTGGCCACGCTGGCAGCCAAAGCCTTAA
- the LOC26536227 gene encoding uncharacterized protein LOC26536227, translated as MAHIGTFIAIALLAAVAQPNCPGGCAGWVKQG; from the exons ATGGCCCACATTGGAACTTTTATCG CAATCGCTCTGTTGGCAGCCGTGGCTCAACCTAATTGCCCAGGAGGTTGTGCTGGTTGGGTGAAACAAGGCTAG
- the LOC6534411 gene encoding myrosinase 1 yields the protein MMQLILPLFVLTASCLGSPVSQARRFPSDFLWGVGSSSYQIEGGWNADDKGESIWDFLTHTHPEKIVDQSNGDVSADSYHQWKRDVQMVKELHVGTYRFSLSWPRIMPGGYMNHVSTAGIKYYSNLIDELLRYNITPMVTIYHWELPQKLQELGGWTNPEIIPLFKDYARLVLEMYGDRVKIWTTINEPWHVCEHGYGVDYMAPSYNYPGIPAYLCGHNLLKAHAEVVHMYRELFQPSQGGRMGITLDTSWPEPKDPNSAEDREASERAMQFYVGWFGHPIFSKHGNYPKVMIERIRNLSKEQGFGARSRLPEFTTEEIHRIRGTSDFFGINSYTSNLVTSNGHNNTGKFPVPSFNHDMGVVESQEGVDWPGSGSVWLKVYPKGMYNLLMWIHREYNAPEIIVTENGVSDRGGLEDYARVDYYNLYLSAVLDAMEDGANVSGYIAWSLMDSYEWKAGFSEKFGLYHVDFNSPQRTRTPKISARVFAQLCKTNTIDWSYRPKLDEEQQLVAMAQLPAEGRTSGASGAVSWSLMGILLLALLR from the exons ATGATGCAACTCATACTGCCCTTGTTTGTGCTGACTGCCTC ATGTCTCGGCAGTCCGGTGAGCCAAGCCCGTCGGTTCCCCAGCGACTTTCTCTGGGGCGTTGGATCATCGTCGTACCAGATCGAGGGCGGCTGGAACGCGGATGACAAGGGGGAGTCGATCTGGGACTTTCTCACCCACACTCATCCCGAGAAGATAGTCGATCAATCAAATGGCGATGTCTCGGCGGACAGCTATCATCAG TGGAAGCGCGATGTGCAAATGGTCAAGGAGCTGCATGTGGGCACCTACCGCTTCTCCCTCTCCTGGCCGCGAATCATGCCCGGTGGCTACATGAACCACGTGAGTACGGCCGGCATCAAGTACTACTCCAACCTGATCGACGAGCTGCTCCGGTACAACATCACTCCGATGGTGACGATCTATCACTGGGAGCTGCCGCAAAAGCTGCAGGAGCTGGGTGGCTGGACCAATCCGGAGATCATACCGCTGTTCAAGGACTATGCTCGCCTGGTGCTGGAAATGTACGGGGATCGGGTGAAGATCTGGACCACCATCAATGAGCCGTGGCATGTGTGTGAGCACGGCTACGGAGTGGACTATATGGCACCTTCGTACAACTACCCCGGCATTCCCGCCTATCTGTGTGGCCACAATCTCCTAAAGGCCCACGCCGAGGTGGTGCACATGTATCGGGAGCTCTTCCAGCCAAGTCAAGGCGGACGCATGGGCATCACTCTGGACACCTCGTGGCCGGAGCCCAAAGATCCCAACTCCGCCGAGGATCGCGAGGCCTCCGAGCGAGCCATGCAGTTCTATGTGGGCTGGTTCGGTCACCCCATCTTCTCCAAGCACGGCAACTATCCCAAGGTGATGATCGAGCGCATCCGAAACCTGAGCAAGGAGCAGGGATTCGGAGCACGATCCAGACTGCCGGAGTTCACCACCGAGGAGATTCATCGCATCCGCGGCACCTCTGACTTCTTCGGCATCAACTCCTACACCAGCAACCTGGTCACCTCCAATGGCCACAACAATACCGGCAAGTTCCCTGTTCCGTCCTTCAATCACGACATGGGCGTGGTCGAGAGCCAGGAGGGCGTCGATTGGCCCGGTTCCGGATCCGTTTGGCTCAAG GTCTATCCCAAGGGAATGTACAATCTGTTGATGTGGATACACCGGGAGTACAATGCACCCGAGATAATCGTCACGGAGAACGGAGTCAGTGATCGTGGAGGATTGGAGGACTATGCCCGCGTGGACTACTACAATCTCTATCTCTCGGCGGTGCTGGATGCCATGGAGGATGGCGCGAATGTCAGTGGCTACATCGCCTGGAGTCTGATGGACAGCTATGAGTGGAAGGCCGGCTTCTCGGAGAAGTTCGGACTCTATCATGTGGACTTCAACTCCCCGCAACGAACCAGAACGCCCAAGATCTCGGCGCGAGTGTTTGCCCAGCTCTGTAAGACCAACACCATCGACTGGAGCTACAGACCCAAGCTGGatgaggagcagcagctggtgGCCATGGCTCAGCTGCCGGCGGAGGGCAGGACAAGTGGTGCTAGTGGAGCTGTCAGTTGGAGTCTCATGGGTATTCTCCTGCTGGCTCTGCTGCGATAA
- the LOC6534413 gene encoding peptidoglycan-recognition protein SB1, protein MNTSTAITCVAALVLCSLALSANALQIEPRSSWGAAPARSPSRISGAVDYVIIHHSDNPNGCSTSEQCKRMIKNIQSDHKGRRSFSDIGYNFIVAGDGKVYEGRGFGLQGSHAPNYNRKSIGIVFIGNFERNAPSAQMLQNAKDLIELAKQRGHLKDNYTLLGHRQTKATSCPGDALFNEIKTWPHWRQN, encoded by the exons ATGAACACATCAACGGCTATTACGTGTGTGGCTGCTTTGGTGCTCTGCTCCTTAG CTCTATCCGCCAATGCCCTGCAGATTGAGCCCCGCAGCAGTTGGGGTGCAGCGCCGGCCCGATCCCCTTCAAGGATTTCCGGGGCCGTGGACTATGTGATCATCCACCATTCCGACAATCCCAATGGGTGCTCCACATCCGAGCAGTGCAAGCGCATGATCAAGAACATCCAGTCGGATCACAAGGGTCGCCGAAGCTTCAGCGATATCGGGTATAACTTTATAGTGGCCGGAGATGGAAAAGTGTACGAGGGTCGTGGATTCGGGCTCCAGGGATCACACGCCCCCAACTATAACCGCAAGAGCATCGGCATCGTCTTCATTGGCAACTTCGAACGCAACGCCCCCTCCGCCCAGATGCTCCAGAACGCCAAGGACCTGATCGAGCTGGCCAAGCAGCGGGGACACCTCAAGGATAACTACACGCTGCTCGGTCATCGGCAGACCAAGGCCACCTCCTGCCCGGGTGATGCTCTTTTCAACGAGATCAAGACGTGGCCGCACTGGAggcaaaactga
- the LOC6534415 gene encoding uncharacterized protein LOC6534415, translating into MKIVFATLLGYLLLGLVLSPASLATAANGVIQTYPVPAAVPRLVPVATSHQFVTRNWNRVLVPPTTLATYPNTYVKYSGGYPAYPAYHYPYASTYPYTYPYYYPTYNVGYGYKGVW; encoded by the exons ATGAAGATC GTTTTTGCTACCCTGTTGGGCTACTTGCTCCTTGGACTGGTGCTGTCCCCTGCCAGCTTGGCAACTGCCGCAAATGGAGTGATTCAAACGTATCCAGTGCCCGCTGCTGTTCCCCGCCTGGTTCCCGTGGCCACCAGCCATCAGTTTGTCACTCGAAACTGGAATCGCGTACTCGTGCCTCCCACCACGCTGGCCACTTATCCGAACACCTACGTTAAGTACAGCGGAGGCTACCCGGCGTATCCCGCTTACCATTATCCCTATGCCTCCACCTATCCGTACACCTATCCCTACTACTATCCCACTTATAACGTTGGATATGGCTACAAGGGCGTCTGGTGA